A stretch of the Buchananella sp. 14KM1171 genome encodes the following:
- the truA gene encoding tRNA pseudouridine(38-40) synthase TruA has protein sequence MEKTARVMLRIAYNGAGFAGWATQPGLRTVQGELEAALATVLRLDSARLTVAGRTDAGVHARGQVAHVDVPVETLAAAPGRSDRPPLVALRHRLNAVLQRASGGQADVVVADVAAAPPGFDARFSASWRRYTYRISDHDSTRDPLRGDVTWVRARSGELDVAAMDAAARLLLGEHDFLAYCKPREGATTIRTLLDFGWQRPTEGADAGLVVAGVRADAFCHSMVRSLVGASLAVGEGRRPIEWPAQLLADAQRTSHITVAPAQGLTLEEVAYPADHLLAERAEQARATRGEVWGGAR, from the coding sequence GTGGAAAAGACTGCGCGCGTGATGCTTCGGATCGCCTACAACGGGGCGGGTTTCGCCGGGTGGGCCACCCAGCCGGGCCTGCGCACCGTGCAGGGGGAGTTGGAGGCGGCGTTGGCCACCGTGCTGCGCCTGGACTCCGCCCGCCTGACGGTCGCCGGCCGCACCGATGCCGGGGTGCACGCCCGGGGTCAGGTGGCGCACGTGGACGTGCCGGTGGAGACGCTTGCCGCCGCGCCCGGCCGCTCAGACCGCCCCCCGCTGGTTGCCCTGCGCCACCGCCTGAACGCCGTGCTGCAACGGGCCAGCGGTGGGCAGGCGGACGTGGTGGTGGCCGACGTTGCCGCCGCGCCGCCCGGATTCGACGCCCGCTTTTCCGCGAGCTGGCGGCGCTACACCTACCGGATCAGCGACCACGACTCCACGCGCGACCCCCTGCGCGGAGACGTCACCTGGGTGCGGGCGCGCAGCGGGGAACTGGACGTGGCCGCGATGGACGCCGCCGCCCGCCTGCTGCTGGGCGAGCACGACTTCCTGGCCTACTGCAAGCCCCGCGAGGGGGCCACCACGATCCGCACCCTGCTCGACTTCGGCTGGCAGCGGCCCACCGAGGGCGCCGACGCCGGCCTCGTGGTGGCCGGCGTGCGCGCCGACGCCTTCTGCCACTCCATGGTCCGCTCCCTGGTGGGCGCGTCCCTGGCCGTGGGGGAGGGGCGACGCCCCATCGAGTGGCCCGCCCAGCTGCTCGCCGACGCCCAGCGCACCTCCCACATCACCGTCGCACCCGCCCAGGGGCTCACTCTGGAGGAGGTGGCCTACCCGGCCGACCACCTGCTGGCCGAGCGCGCCGAACAGGCCCGCGCCACCCGGGGCGAGGTGTGGGGCGGCGCCCGCTAG
- a CDS encoding YbjN domain-containing protein: MSEHTTFENPLPGDNDIKPFSRARLAAHMEREGYSYQVDSDGDVYAYFGRNRFLILGNGGGNYICTVRGQWNVSAPATARYRLLDVINNWCAHHFWPKAYLVSRDNGTVEVHTEVSIDFEHGVSDLQLKQLVDCGVGTAMQLFSELDSHFPDTRFDN; the protein is encoded by the coding sequence GTGAGCGAACACACCACGTTTGAAAACCCCCTGCCTGGGGACAACGACATCAAGCCATTTAGTCGCGCCCGCCTGGCCGCCCACATGGAGCGGGAGGGCTACTCGTACCAGGTGGACAGCGACGGTGACGTCTACGCCTACTTCGGGCGCAACCGCTTCCTGATCCTCGGCAATGGCGGCGGCAACTACATCTGCACCGTGCGCGGGCAGTGGAACGTGTCCGCGCCGGCCACCGCGCGCTACCGCCTGCTGGATGTGATCAACAACTGGTGCGCCCACCACTTCTGGCCCAAGGCCTACCTGGTCTCGCGGGACAACGGCACCGTGGAGGTGCACACGGAGGTCTCCATCGACTTCGAGCACGGCGTCAGTGACCTGCAGCTCAAGCAGCTGGTGGACTGCGGCGTGGGCACCGCGATGCAGCTCTTTAGCGAACTGGACAGCCACTTCCCCGACACCCGCTTCGACAACTAG
- a CDS encoding YbjN domain-containing protein yields MSFFSSLFGGKSKDQEPEQEPYTDDADLQAAPPVTPGPAAAGAGGLAVAGGDEAEGGALDPVDALTLGPVTMQRVEAYFKAEDYRYEVDEDGDLLTGFDSSPFMIQITGKYNEVLVIRSRWQHTKPLKAHYPLLEALNEWCRDRIFPMCYVSRIDGDQLRVTAEHITDLEQGVTDQQLSTLLSCGISTSLQLYEFLDGKIPDEGQALDDLAELYPAPPEDSE; encoded by the coding sequence ATGTCTTTCTTTTCTTCCCTGTTCGGCGGCAAGTCGAAGGATCAGGAGCCGGAGCAGGAGCCGTACACGGACGACGCCGACCTCCAGGCCGCCCCGCCCGTGACGCCCGGCCCCGCTGCGGCCGGCGCCGGCGGTCTGGCAGTGGCTGGTGGGGACGAGGCAGAGGGGGGCGCGCTGGACCCGGTCGACGCGCTCACGCTGGGCCCGGTGACCATGCAGCGCGTCGAGGCCTACTTCAAGGCGGAGGACTACCGCTACGAGGTCGACGAGGACGGTGACCTGCTCACCGGCTTCGACTCCTCCCCGTTCATGATCCAGATCACCGGTAAGTACAACGAGGTGCTGGTGATCCGCTCCCGCTGGCAGCACACCAAGCCCCTCAAGGCGCACTACCCGCTGCTGGAGGCCCTGAACGAGTGGTGCCGGGACCGCATCTTCCCGATGTGTTACGTCTCGCGCATCGACGGTGACCAGCTGCGCGTGACGGCCGAGCACATCACGGACCTGGAGCAGGGCGTGACCGACCAGCAGCTCTCCACGCTGCTGTCTTGCGGCATCTCCACCTCCCTGCAGCTGTACGAGTTCCTGGACGGCAAGATCCCTGACGAAGGCCAGGCTCTCGATGACCTGGCGGAGCTGTACCCGGCGCCGCCGGAGGACTCGGAGTAA
- the rplQ gene encoding 50S ribosomal protein L17: protein MPKPTKGPRLGGSPAHERHMLANLAKSLFEHGAITTTEVRAKRLRPFAERLISKARRGDLHARRTVLKVITDRGIVAKLFEEIAPAIDPDRKGGYTRIIKLGQRRGDAAPTAQISLVTEKLAKREVVREAEAVAKAADAKVEAAEAETKSED from the coding sequence ATGCCTAAGCCCACTAAGGGTCCTCGCCTGGGTGGTTCCCCGGCGCACGAGCGTCACATGCTCGCCAACCTCGCCAAGTCTCTCTTCGAGCACGGCGCCATCACCACGACCGAGGTGCGCGCCAAGCGCCTGCGCCCCTTCGCTGAGCGTCTGATCAGCAAGGCCCGTCGCGGCGACCTGCACGCACGTCGCACCGTGCTGAAGGTCATCACCGACCGCGGCATCGTTGCCAAGCTGTTCGAGGAGATCGCCCCGGCGATCGACCCGGACCGCAAGGGCGGCTACACCCGCATCATCAAGCTCGGTCAGCGTCGCGGCGACGCCGCCCCCACCGCCCAGATCTCCCTGGTGACGGAGAAGCTGGCCAAGCGTGAGGTCGTGCGCGAGGCCGAGGCCGTCGCCAAGGCCGCCGACGCCAAGGTGGAGGCCGCCGAGGCCGAGACCAAGTCCGAGGACTGA
- a CDS encoding DNA-directed RNA polymerase subunit alpha, with protein sequence MQISHRPVLSEEVISEHRSRFYIEPLEPGFGYTLGNSLRRTLLSSIPGAAVTSIRIDGVPHEFRTIPGVKEDVTEIILNIKDIVLSSEVDEPVVMYLRKQGPGEVTAGDITPPAGVEVHNTDLHIATLNEKGKLEIELTVERGRGYVSAAQNKDENAEISRIPIDSIYSPVLKVTYKVEATRVEQRTDFDRLVLDVETKESILPRDAVASAGTTLVELFGLARELNVEAEGIDLGSSPADAALAADLALPIEDLNLIARSYNCLKREGIHTVGELVARSEADLLDIRNFGAKSIDEIKKTLAGLGLALKDSHLESPVSEDPFAGNLSFSDEFNN encoded by the coding sequence TTGCAGATTTCGCACCGCCCGGTACTGTCCGAGGAAGTTATCTCCGAGCACCGTTCCCGGTTCTACATTGAGCCGCTGGAGCCGGGCTTCGGCTACACCCTGGGCAACTCCCTGCGCCGCACGCTGCTGTCGTCCATCCCGGGCGCCGCAGTCACGTCGATCCGCATCGACGGCGTGCCGCACGAGTTCCGCACCATCCCTGGTGTGAAGGAAGACGTCACCGAGATCATCCTGAACATCAAGGACATCGTGCTCTCCTCCGAGGTGGACGAGCCCGTGGTCATGTACCTGCGCAAGCAGGGCCCGGGCGAGGTCACCGCTGGTGACATCACCCCGCCGGCGGGCGTGGAGGTCCACAACACCGACCTGCACATTGCGACTCTGAACGAGAAGGGCAAGCTCGAGATCGAGCTGACCGTGGAGCGTGGCCGCGGCTACGTTTCCGCCGCTCAGAACAAGGATGAGAACGCGGAGATCTCCCGCATTCCGATCGACTCGATCTACAGCCCGGTCCTCAAGGTGACCTACAAGGTTGAGGCCACCCGTGTGGAGCAGCGCACCGACTTCGATCGTCTGGTGCTGGACGTGGAGACCAAGGAATCCATCCTCCCGCGCGACGCCGTTGCCTCCGCCGGCACCACCCTCGTCGAGCTCTTCGGCCTGGCCCGTGAGCTCAACGTGGAGGCCGAGGGCATCGACCTGGGCTCGTCCCCGGCCGACGCCGCCCTGGCTGCCGACCTGGCCCTGCCGATCGAGGACCTGAACCTGATCGCCCGTTCCTACAACTGCCTCAAGCGCGAGGGCATCCACACCGTGGGTGAGCTCGTTGCCCGCTCCGAGGCGGACCTGCTTGACATCCGCAACTTCGGCGCCAAGTCGATTGACGAGATCAAGAAGACCCTGGCTGGCCTGGGCCTCGCCCTGAAGGACAGCCACCTGGAGTCGCCGGTTAGCGAGGACCCGTTCGCGGGCAACCTCTCCTTCAGCGACGAGTTCAACAACTAA